A single Lolium perenne isolate Kyuss_39 chromosome 6, Kyuss_2.0, whole genome shotgun sequence DNA region contains:
- the LOC127305798 gene encoding uncharacterized protein — protein sequence MRGRSRRGSSGTAADFLVCFPPRAHLALMPPKTTCSPSRPSASSERRHSTSGRPSLSGSHLRAAAASRSRRLAAVDVDVDNEPSSPKVGCAGQIKVSRSAKPKAGAGGKAPKKSTTWMHALGIKKDALPFLNAFHGAFRLNVSGCFGRFPGAVVEYSSEDEDDEAEEKVERALKGTEHDDPLTKWFMVLEEDKRVPSRKKQQEQEQPHDEEEDTAPPANALMLMRCRSAPAKGLARRLGVDAGDDGEAKIAKKAGEEEEVEKENLVVMRYPPDFFHVSVDIAKETWIVGGDDSILRCRSWKK from the coding sequence ATGAGAGGAAGGAGCAGGAGAGGGAGCAGCGGCACGGCCGCCGACTTCCTCGTGTGCTTCCCGCCGCGGGCGCACCTGGCTCTGATGCCGCCCAAGACGACCTGCAGCCCGTCgcggccgtccgcctcctccgagCGCCGGCACAGCACGAGCGGCCGGCCGTCGTTGTCCGGCTCGCACCTCAGGGCGGCCGCGGCCAGCAGGAGCCGCCGCCTAGCCGCGGTGGACGTCGACGTGGACAACGAGCCGTCGTCGCCCAAGGTGGGGTGCGCGGGACAGATCAAGGTCTCCCGGTCGGCCAAGCCCAAGGCCGGCGCCGGCGGGAAGGCGCCCAAGAAATCCACCACGTGGATGCACGCGCTCGGGATCAAGAAGGACGCGCTGCCGTTCCTGAACGCCTTCCATGGCGCCTTCCGGCTCAACGTCTCCGGTTGCTTTGGCAGGTTCCCCGGCGCCGTTGTGGAGTACAGctccgaggacgaggacgacgaagCAGAGGAGAAGGTGGAACGGGCGCTAAAGGGAACAGAGCACGACGACCCATTGACCAAGTGGTTCATGGTGCTGGAGGAAGACAAGAGAGTTCCTTCCAGAAAGAAGCAGCAAGAACAAGAACAACCGcatgatgaggaagaagacacGGCGCCGCCAGCGAACGCGCTGATGCTGATGCGGTGTCGGTCGGCGCCGGCGAAGGGGCTAGCGAGGAGGCTGGGAGTAGATGCAGGGGACGATGGGGAAGCGAAGATCGCCAAGAAGGCAGGGGAGGAGGAAGAGGTGGAGAAGGAGAATCTGGTGGTGATGAGGTACCCACCTGACTTCTTCCATGTGTCCGTGGACATTGCCAAGGAGACATGGATCGTCGGCGGCGACGACTCCATCTTACGCTGCCGGAGCTGGAAGAAGTGA